The Leucobacter rhizosphaerae genome includes a region encoding these proteins:
- a CDS encoding aspartate aminotransferase family protein, which translates to MSDFTDLNGAEHSFGESEAQREVRANDRQYVFHSWSAQDAINPLPIAKGEGVRFWDYDGTEYLDFSSQLVNLNLGHQHPGLVAAIQEQAGRLATIQPAMANDVRGELAKRIVEHSFEGARSVFFTNGGADANEYAVRMARHHTGRQKVLARYRSYHGSTATAITLTGEPRRWANGTLDAGVVHFQGPYLYRSAFYAETPEQETERALAHLEQTIQLEGPNTIAAIILETVTGTNGVLVPPPGYLPGVRALADKYGIVIIADEVMVGFGRTGEWFAYQGFDLRPDLVTFAKGVNSGYVPLGGVVISEEIHQTFAKTPFPGGLTYSGHPLACATGVATFDIFEEERILERVNDLGSRVVEPRLRELAAKHPSVGEFRGKGLFWSLELVVDPETREPLVPFNATGEAAAPMNAVVAACKAAGLWPFVHFNRLQIAPPLIISEEDLVAGLDIIDAALDVADGYVTK; encoded by the coding sequence ATGTCTGACTTCACCGATCTGAACGGCGCCGAGCACAGCTTCGGCGAGTCCGAGGCGCAGCGCGAGGTGCGCGCGAACGATCGCCAGTACGTCTTCCACTCGTGGTCGGCGCAGGACGCGATCAACCCGCTGCCGATCGCCAAGGGCGAGGGCGTACGGTTCTGGGACTACGACGGCACCGAGTACCTCGACTTCTCGTCGCAGCTCGTGAACCTGAACCTGGGTCACCAGCACCCCGGTCTCGTCGCGGCGATCCAGGAGCAGGCCGGTCGCCTCGCGACGATCCAGCCCGCGATGGCGAACGACGTGCGCGGCGAACTCGCCAAGCGCATCGTCGAGCACTCGTTCGAGGGCGCCCGCTCGGTGTTCTTCACCAACGGAGGCGCCGACGCGAACGAGTACGCGGTGCGCATGGCCCGGCACCACACCGGGCGCCAGAAGGTGCTCGCGCGCTACCGCTCGTACCACGGCTCGACCGCCACGGCGATCACGCTGACGGGGGAGCCGCGGCGCTGGGCGAACGGCACGCTCGACGCGGGTGTCGTGCACTTCCAGGGTCCCTACCTCTACCGCTCGGCGTTCTACGCCGAGACGCCGGAGCAGGAGACCGAGCGTGCGCTCGCGCACCTCGAGCAGACGATCCAGCTCGAGGGGCCGAACACGATCGCGGCGATCATCCTGGAGACGGTCACCGGCACCAACGGCGTGCTCGTGCCGCCGCCCGGGTACCTCCCCGGTGTGCGCGCGCTGGCCGACAAATACGGCATCGTGATCATCGCCGACGAGGTGATGGTCGGCTTCGGCCGCACCGGTGAGTGGTTCGCGTACCAGGGCTTCGACCTGCGCCCGGATCTCGTGACCTTCGCGAAGGGTGTCAACTCGGGCTACGTGCCTCTCGGCGGCGTGGTGATCTCCGAGGAGATCCACCAGACCTTCGCGAAGACCCCGTTCCCGGGCGGGCTCACCTACTCGGGGCACCCGCTCGCGTGCGCCACGGGTGTGGCGACGTTCGACATCTTCGAGGAGGAGCGGATCCTGGAGCGCGTGAACGACCTCGGGTCGCGCGTGGTGGAGCCGCGTCTGCGCGAGCTGGCGGCCAAGCACCCGTCGGTGGGGGAGTTCCGCGGCAAGGGACTCTTCTGGTCGCTCGAGCTTGTGGTCGATCCCGAGACCCGCGAACCGCTCGTGCCGTTCAACGCGACGGGTGAGGCCGCAGCGCCGATGAACGCGGTGGTCGCCGCGTGCAAGGCCGCCGGGCTCTGGCCGTTCGTGCACTTCAACCGCCTGCAGATCGCGCCGCCGCTGATCATCTCGGAAGAGGATCTCGTGGCCGGGCTCGACATCATCGACGCCGCGCTCGACGTGGCGGACGGGTACGTCACGAAGTAG
- a CDS encoding PucR family transcriptional regulator, whose amino-acid sequence MTSLPAPDAASFTVGDLFALPEMQAGDPELVSGADHLDRPVRWAHVVAGSSAVPLLDGGELVLTTGAGWPEDPAALARLTSALAEADPAAVILEIGTHLRTPPPALVQSCATHGIPLVVLHREVRFVQITQRVHQRILATQNEALEARAAVHTMLTELGLNRSPVDYVIERLSETLGAPVVLEDSAHRVVAWAAGPGAAGSGTAGSGAADPARPATLTEAEAVLAPWADPAARDRRLPEGWVRVPVEARGTRWGSLTALPGRPHPAGRRTVLELGAFALALDRLADRDGDQWLELSSKRLFDVLLGGRYRHDTELATQLAASGLPVEGRMLVGATLTGIGDFGSHESLEHAILETAMRRAVAPEGRAILTPEPDGTLLALLSFPPADPRLDAGRATPALATRLAHELDMLLPDTTPAAWRAHLSIGVPGRRIGGLITSLERVRVAGWLPAVAATGRVTVQQAERQPLAYLMRGLSATPAVQEFAETALAPLLEHDRSHGPGHSGDLQAVLQAYLAHPTNRSLAAQRARLSRSVFYQRLALIEEILEVDLADGETIATLSVALLAHGGTT is encoded by the coding sequence ATGACCAGCCTCCCCGCCCCCGACGCGGCGTCCTTCACGGTCGGCGACCTCTTCGCACTCCCCGAGATGCAGGCCGGCGACCCCGAGCTGGTGAGCGGCGCCGACCACCTCGATCGCCCCGTGCGCTGGGCCCACGTGGTCGCGGGGTCGAGCGCCGTCCCGCTGCTCGACGGCGGTGAACTCGTGCTGACGACGGGGGCCGGGTGGCCCGAGGATCCCGCGGCGCTCGCCCGGCTGACGTCCGCGCTGGCGGAGGCCGATCCAGCGGCCGTGATCCTGGAGATCGGCACTCACCTGCGCACGCCCCCGCCCGCGCTCGTGCAGAGCTGCGCGACCCACGGGATCCCGCTCGTGGTGCTGCACCGCGAGGTGCGGTTCGTGCAGATCACCCAGCGGGTGCATCAGCGCATCCTCGCGACGCAGAACGAGGCGCTCGAGGCCCGCGCGGCCGTCCACACCATGCTCACGGAGCTCGGATTGAACCGCAGCCCGGTCGACTACGTCATCGAGCGGCTCTCGGAGACGCTCGGCGCTCCCGTCGTGCTGGAGGACTCCGCGCACCGGGTCGTCGCGTGGGCGGCGGGGCCAGGAGCGGCAGGATCCGGGACGGCGGGATCCGGGGCCGCGGACCCGGCGCGCCCGGCCACCCTGACCGAGGCGGAGGCGGTCCTCGCGCCCTGGGCCGATCCGGCCGCGCGGGATCGCCGCCTTCCCGAGGGCTGGGTCCGGGTGCCCGTCGAAGCGCGCGGCACCCGATGGGGATCGCTCACGGCGCTCCCCGGACGCCCGCACCCGGCGGGGCGGCGCACGGTGCTCGAGCTCGGCGCGTTCGCGCTCGCGCTCGACCGGCTCGCCGACCGCGACGGCGACCAGTGGCTCGAGCTGAGCTCGAAGCGCCTCTTCGACGTGCTGCTCGGCGGGCGCTACCGCCACGACACCGAACTCGCGACGCAGCTCGCGGCGAGCGGGCTCCCGGTGGAGGGGCGCATGCTCGTGGGGGCGACGCTCACGGGCATCGGCGACTTCGGATCGCACGAGTCCCTGGAGCACGCGATCCTCGAGACCGCCATGCGGCGCGCGGTCGCTCCGGAGGGCCGCGCGATCCTGACCCCCGAGCCGGACGGCACGCTGCTCGCGCTCCTGTCGTTCCCGCCCGCGGATCCGCGCCTCGACGCGGGTCGCGCGACCCCCGCGCTCGCCACCCGACTGGCGCACGAGCTGGACATGCTGCTGCCCGACACCACGCCCGCGGCCTGGCGGGCGCACCTGAGCATCGGGGTGCCCGGGCGGCGGATCGGCGGGCTCATCACCTCGCTCGAGCGCGTGCGCGTCGCGGGCTGGCTGCCCGCCGTCGCCGCGACCGGTCGCGTGACGGTGCAGCAGGCGGAGCGGCAACCGCTGGCGTACCTCATGCGCGGGCTCTCGGCGACGCCCGCCGTGCAGGAGTTCGCCGAGACTGCACTCGCGCCGCTCCTCGAGCACGATCGGAGCCACGGCCCCGGGCACAGCGGCGACCTGCAGGCGGTGCTGCAGGCGTATCTCGCGCACCCCACGAACCGCTCGCTCGCCGCGCAGCGCGCCCGGCTGTCGCGGTCGGTGTTCTACCAGCGGCTCGCGCTCATCGAGGAGATCTTGGAGGTGGATCTCGCCGACGGCGAGACGATCGCGACGCTCTCGGTGGCGCTGCTCGCGCACGGCGGCACGACCTAG
- a CDS encoding CE1759 family FMN reductase — protein MNTPFDGRPASVPTVPAEPAARTLAVVSAGTSDPSTTTMLANRAAARVAAIGAERGIEIRIRLIDLRTLAEDITAALVTQHVSPALQEASDVLRDADAIVASTPVYKAGASGLFTAFFQVLDNDLLIGTPVALAATAGSDRHALVIDDQLRGLFAYLRTITVPTSLFATPDDWNSSGFGTRVDRTATELVALIEGGFRQAVRGDAWGAYQHSYGSAGGTELGIDLNTDLMRLATGGR, from the coding sequence ATGAACACCCCCTTCGACGGACGTCCGGCGTCCGTCCCCACCGTCCCCGCCGAGCCTGCCGCCCGCACCCTCGCCGTCGTGAGCGCGGGCACCAGCGACCCCTCGACCACCACGATGCTCGCGAACCGGGCCGCCGCCCGAGTCGCCGCGATCGGCGCCGAGCGCGGGATCGAGATCCGGATCCGCCTCATCGACCTGCGCACGCTCGCGGAAGACATCACGGCGGCCCTCGTCACGCAGCACGTCTCCCCCGCCCTGCAGGAGGCGAGCGACGTGCTCCGCGACGCCGACGCGATCGTGGCCTCGACCCCCGTCTACAAGGCGGGTGCGAGCGGACTGTTCACCGCGTTCTTCCAGGTGCTCGACAACGATCTCCTCATCGGGACCCCGGTCGCGCTCGCCGCGACGGCCGGCAGCGACCGTCACGCGCTCGTGATCGACGACCAGCTCCGCGGGCTCTTCGCCTACCTCCGCACGATCACGGTGCCGACGTCGCTCTTCGCGACGCCCGACGACTGGAACAGCAGCGGTTTCGGCACGCGCGTCGACCGCACCGCGACGGAGCTCGTCGCGCTCATCGAGGGCGGGTTCCGGCAGGCGGTGCGCGGGGACGCCTGGGGCGCCTACCAGCACAGCTACGGCAGCGCGGGCGGCACGGAGCTCGGGATCGACCTCAACACGGACCTCATGCGCCTCGCGACGGGTGGGCGCTAG
- a CDS encoding CoA-acylating methylmalonate-semialdehyde dehydrogenase, with translation MARIPHVIGGEKIDAAERIQPVYNPATGEQQHELGIASAATVEQAIAAAQAALPMWRKTSLTKRADVFFNLRQLLKQRTPELAAIVTSEHGKVLSDAAGEIARGLENVEFASGLLHLLKGERDEQVSTGVDVHSVKQPVGVVAAITPFNFPVMVPLWMIASAIACGNTVVLKPSERDPSASVFIADLFREAGLPDGVLNVVHGDKVAVDTLLDSPTVKAISFVGSTPIARYIYERAAANGKRVQALGGAKNHMLVMPDADLNMTADAAVSAAYGSAGERCMAVSVVVAVGGVGDELVAKIAERMSKLTIGDGTDPASEMGPLITQEAKDRVESYVAGAAAEGGVVVVDGRETQFEGNGFFTGVSLIDHVKTDSKVYREEIFGPVLAVVRVDTYEEGLQLINDHQFGNGTAIFTRDGGAARQFEFEVEAGMVGINVPIPVPVGAFSFGGWKDSLFGDAHIYGPESVHFYTRSKVITTRWPNPDQSRVDLGFPSNS, from the coding sequence ATGGCACGCATTCCCCACGTCATCGGCGGCGAGAAGATCGACGCCGCGGAGCGCATTCAGCCGGTGTACAACCCGGCGACGGGTGAGCAGCAGCACGAGCTGGGCATCGCATCGGCCGCCACGGTCGAGCAGGCGATCGCCGCAGCCCAGGCCGCTCTGCCGATGTGGCGGAAGACGAGCCTCACCAAGCGCGCCGACGTGTTCTTCAACCTGCGCCAGCTGCTGAAGCAGCGCACGCCGGAGCTCGCGGCCATCGTCACGAGCGAGCACGGCAAGGTGCTCTCGGACGCCGCCGGCGAGATCGCCCGCGGCCTGGAGAACGTCGAGTTCGCCTCGGGTCTGCTGCACCTCCTGAAGGGCGAGCGCGACGAGCAGGTCTCGACCGGTGTCGACGTGCACTCGGTCAAGCAGCCGGTCGGCGTCGTCGCCGCGATCACCCCCTTCAACTTCCCGGTGATGGTGCCGCTGTGGATGATCGCCAGCGCGATCGCCTGCGGCAACACCGTCGTGCTGAAGCCGTCGGAGCGCGATCCCTCGGCGTCGGTCTTCATCGCCGACCTCTTCCGCGAGGCGGGCCTGCCCGACGGCGTGCTGAACGTGGTCCACGGCGACAAGGTCGCGGTCGACACGCTGCTCGACAGCCCGACCGTCAAGGCGATCAGCTTCGTCGGATCCACCCCCATCGCCCGCTACATCTACGAGCGCGCGGCCGCGAACGGCAAGCGCGTCCAGGCGCTCGGCGGCGCCAAGAACCACATGCTGGTCATGCCCGACGCGGATCTCAACATGACGGCCGATGCCGCCGTGTCCGCCGCGTACGGTTCCGCCGGTGAGCGCTGCATGGCCGTGTCGGTCGTCGTGGCCGTCGGCGGGGTGGGCGACGAGCTCGTCGCGAAGATCGCCGAGCGCATGTCGAAGCTCACCATCGGTGACGGCACCGATCCCGCGTCCGAGATGGGCCCGCTCATCACCCAGGAGGCGAAGGACCGCGTCGAGTCGTACGTCGCCGGTGCCGCCGCCGAGGGCGGCGTGGTCGTCGTCGACGGCCGCGAGACCCAGTTCGAGGGCAACGGCTTCTTCACCGGAGTATCGCTCATCGACCACGTGAAGACCGACAGCAAGGTCTACCGCGAGGAGATCTTCGGCCCGGTGCTCGCCGTCGTGCGCGTCGACACCTACGAAGAGGGCCTGCAGCTCATCAACGATCACCAGTTCGGCAACGGCACCGCGATCTTCACCCGCGACGGCGGCGCAGCCCGTCAGTTCGAGTTCGAGGTCGAGGCCGGCATGGTCGGCATCAACGTGCCGATCCCCGTGCCCGTGGGCGCGTTCTCGTTCGGCGGCTGGAAGGACTCGCTCTTCGGCGACGCCCACATCTACGGCCCCGAGTCGGTGCACTTCTACACCCGCAGCAAGGTCATCACCACCCGCTGGCCGAACCCGGATCAGTCCCGTGTCGACCTCGGCTTCCCGAGCAACAGCTAG
- a CDS encoding MarR family winged helix-turn-helix transcriptional regulator, whose translation MERNPRIDVRLANEAWESLMTAHASLMGVYESEDMWCEASMSEYDVLYTVAKGAGPMRISEIQRGVLLSQPALSRAVDRLVTRGLLVREADATDGRAVRISLTDEGQRVQRDIGRAHAKSVARDVGGALTEDEMRDLQRLCAKLVGK comes from the coding sequence ATGGAACGCAACCCGCGGATCGACGTCCGCCTCGCGAACGAGGCGTGGGAGTCGCTCATGACCGCCCACGCCTCGCTCATGGGCGTCTACGAATCCGAAGACATGTGGTGCGAAGCCAGCATGAGCGAGTACGACGTGCTCTACACCGTCGCCAAGGGCGCGGGGCCGATGCGCATCAGCGAGATCCAGCGCGGCGTGCTCCTCAGCCAGCCCGCGCTCTCTCGGGCGGTGGATCGGCTCGTCACCCGGGGCCTGCTCGTTCGCGAGGCCGATGCGACCGACGGCCGCGCGGTGCGCATCTCGCTTACCGACGAGGGCCAGCGTGTGCAGCGCGACATCGGGCGCGCGCACGCCAAGAGCGTCGCACGCGATGTCGGCGGCGCCCTCACCGAAGACGAGATGCGGGATCTCCAGCGGCTCTGCGCCAAGCTCGTCGGCAAGTAG